The Longimicrobium sp. genome contains the following window.
CGGGAATCTGCGGGGAATCTGCGGGAATCTGCGGGAATCTGCGGGAATCTGCGGGAATCTGCGGGAATCTGCGGGAATCTGCGGGAATCTGCGGGAATCTGCGGGAATGCGCGGGAATCCGCGAGGGCGACTCACCATCCGACGAGGAGCAGGAACATGGGGTTCATCGGCAGCGGGTACGAGTCGTACTGGCCGATGTTTGGAAACCGCTATCGCGTGCTCGCGAAGGCGGAGCCGTGGCCGTTGCCGTCTCTTGCATCGGCGGCCGGTTCGCGGGATCTTTCGGCTCCTTCTGAACCCGCCGAGAGCCGTCGATGCCCGCACGCGCCGAAAGCACCGTAGACCTCCGTTCCGATACCGTTACGCGGCCCACGCCGGCAATGCGCCGCGCCATCGCCGAGGCCGAGGTGGGCGACGCGGTGCTGGGCGACGATCCCACGGTGGCGGAACTGGAGCGGGAGGCGGCGGAGCTGGTGGGCAAGGAGGCCGCGCTGTTCTTTCCCAGCGGCATCATGGCCAACACCGCCGCGCTGCTGGTGCTGGGCCGGCCGGGGACCGAGGCCGTGATCGAGGCGTCGGGGCACATCCTGAACTACGAGGAGGGCGCGGCGGCGGCCTGGGGCGGCATCCAGCTGCATGCCGTGCCCACGCCGGACGGCCTGCTGACCCCGGAGCTGGTGGCGGAGCACATCCGCCCGCCGTCGCCGTACGTGCCGCAGACGTCGCTGCTGTGCCTGGAGAACACCCACAACAGCGCGGGCGGTAAGGTGCTGCCGCTCGACCAGATGGCCGCGATCGTGGCCGTGGCCCGCGAGCGTGGAGTGCGGGTGCACCTGGACGGCGCGCGCCTTTCCAACGCGTCGGTCGCCTCGGGCGTGCCCATGCGCGACTATGCGGCGCACGCGGACACGGTGATGTTCGCGCTTTCCAAGGGCCTGGGTGCGCCGGTGGGCTCCATGCTGGCCGGCAATGCGGAGACGATGGAGCGCGCGTGGCGGGTGCGGCGCCGGCTGGGTGGAGGCATGCGCCAGGCGGGGATCCTGGCGGCGGCGGGGCTGTACGCGCTTCGCAACCACTTTCCCCGGCTGCAAGAGGACCATCGG
Protein-coding sequences here:
- a CDS encoding GntG family PLP-dependent aldolase, whose amino-acid sequence is MPARAESTVDLRSDTVTRPTPAMRRAIAEAEVGDAVLGDDPTVAELEREAAELVGKEAALFFPSGIMANTAALLVLGRPGTEAVIEASGHILNYEEGAAAAWGGIQLHAVPTPDGLLTPELVAEHIRPPSPYVPQTSLLCLENTHNSAGGKVLPLDQMAAIVAVARERGVRVHLDGARLSNASVASGVPMRDYAAHADTVMFALSKGLGAPVGSMLAGNAETMERAWRVRRRLGGGMRQAGILAAAGLYALRNHFPRLQEDHRRAKELAAAVSSVEGVAAAQPETSIVMIDLREPRLDPAALLAALERRGVRMVQFGPRRLRAVTHLDVDDAGIEQASGAFSEAVGELLG